Proteins from one Malaya genurostris strain Urasoe2022 chromosome 2, Malgen_1.1, whole genome shotgun sequence genomic window:
- the LOC131431041 gene encoding alpha-tocopherol transfer protein-like translates to MSSNGSTPINSPRRIFGKTATLDKNAMLEYEMNKNLDSKFREKAEKELGEIGGEMTYTKIRLLRQQLNIYAEHHQRGLSGRRDDSFLLRFLRAKKFDVDKAFKMIQKYYKMKDEYPEIFKVSPPSEMKFMLEMQIQCMLPKKDDNGRQIYLFRVEKCDPYKIPVDYVFRSNVLALEDAIRNPETQIGGLVVVLDMSGLGFAHARYLSPHLAKKTVEVVQEAFPMRFKAFHVLHEPFYFDAILAVLKPFLKDKIRRRIHLHGHSLPSLHKYISKDVLPVEYGGTQPSFDNTEWRTAILENEQYFIDLESYNHSADSCYQDDQDNADADSIDSLQFGDTETEDSEFDEDDRRVLSPKRTPRSLVNIEEIFRKNGLNGIEVEMNGTEQINECSPKQDEQNAE, encoded by the exons ATGTCAAGCAACGGGAGCACGCCAATCAACAGCCCGCGAAGGATATTTGGCAAAACTGCTACGCTGGATAAAAATGCAATGCTCGAATACGAGATGAATAAGAATTTAG ATAGTAAATTTCGCGAAAAGGCTGAGAAGGAACTGGGTGAAATTGGCGGTGAGATGACGTACACTAAAATAAGGCTCTTACGTCAGCAGTTGAATATCTATGCCGAACATCATCAGCGTGGTCTGAGCGGGCGAAGAGATGACTCGTTTCTGTTGCGATTTCTGCGCGCGAAAAAATTCGACGTGGATAAGGCGTTCAAGATG atacaaaaatattacaaaatgaaAGACGAATatcctgaaattttcaaagtgTCGCCTCCTTCGGAGATGAAGTTTATGCTTGAAATGCAGATACAATGTATGCTTCCGAAAAAGGATGACAACGGGCggcagatttatttatttagagtTG AAAAATGtgatccatacaaaattccagtAGACTACGTTTTCCGTAGTAACGTGCTAGCTCTAGAGGATGCTATTCGCAACCCAGAAACTCAGATCGGAGGTCTGGTGGTTGTGCTTGACATGTCTGGATTGGGATTTGCACATGCTAG GTATTTATCACCACATTTAGCAAAAAAGACAGTAGAAGTAGTTCAGGAAGCATTTCCGATGCGATTCAAAGCGTTCCACGTACTCCACGAACCATTTTACTTCGATGCTATTTtggcagtgttaaaaccattccTGAAGGATAAAATTCGAAGGAGA ATACATCTTCATGGTCACAGTTTACCATCGCTACACAAGTACATTTCTAAGGACGTGCTTCCGGTAGAGTACGGTGGAACACAACCGTCGTTCGACAATACAGAATGGCGGACTGCCATTTTGGAAAACGAGCAATACTTCATCGATCTGGAGTCGTACAACCACAGTGCTGACAGTTGCTATCAGGACGATCAGGATAATGCGGATGCCGACAGTATCGACAGTTTGCAGTTTGGTGACACGGAGACGGAGGACAGTGAGTTCGACGAAGACGATAGACGAGTGTTAAGCCCGAAGCGAACACCACGGTCACTCGTGAATATTGAAGAGATATTTCGTAAGAATGGACTCAATGGGATAGAAGTTGAAATGAATGGTACCGAGCAGATTAATGAGTGCAGCCCCAAACAAGATGAGCAAAATGCTGAATAA